A genome region from Coprococcus phoceensis includes the following:
- a CDS encoding helix-turn-helix domain-containing protein gives MDKNFIGERISELRLKKNVSEYQMSLDLGKNKSYIQSLTSGRSLPTMQSFLDICDYLEVTPQQFFDSELHNLPLIDKATDLMKQLDDEDMLALISMLNRLALKRK, from the coding sequence ATGGATAAAAACTTTATTGGAGAACGCATCAGCGAACTGCGTTTAAAGAAAAATGTATCTGAATATCAGATGAGTCTGGATCTTGGCAAAAATAAAAGCTACATCCAGTCCCTCACTTCCGGACGTTCTCTGCCTACCATGCAGAGCTTTCTGGATATCTGTGACTATCTGGAAGTCACTCCTCAACAGTTCTTCGATTCAGAGCTGCACAATCTTCCTCTGATTGACAAAGCAACTGATCTGATGAAACAACTCGATGACGAGGATATGCTTGCGCTCATTTCCATGCTGAATCGTCTGGCTCTAAAACGCAAATAG
- a CDS encoding DUF3173 domain-containing protein — MITVTKRDLIELGYGPSFAADIIKKAKELMVEKGHTYYQSRKLDRVPKEAVEELLGITLPDKQE; from the coding sequence ATGATAACTGTAACAAAAAGGGATTTGATTGAATTAGGCTACGGTCCTTCCTTTGCTGCTGATATTATCAAAAAAGCAAAGGAACTTATGGTAGAAAAGGGGCATACCTATTATCAATCCAGAAAATTAGACAGGGTTCCAAAAGAAGCCGTTGAAGAATTATTAGGGATTACTTTGCCCGATAAGCAAGAATGA
- a CDS encoding site-specific integrase, with protein sequence MAKDPIKKAENGTYYFRANLGYHPVTGKQIQKYRSGFSTKKEARAEYSKLILASTEELADKKEDITFKKFIEEIYLPWYKTQVKESTYKNRYSTIQKHFAYFYKKKVSEIEAINVQTWQLKLAKQFSPNYVRIVQGMLCLAFDRAIILGLAKKNPARMIGNIKSKKVKIDFWTLEEFQKVISLLYKGDYYEHYLFISFWLLFMTGMRIGEAAALQWDDIDFETGMLIISKTLYYKTMNDYKFVEPKTQASNRTIYIDADTIKELQEWKAVQAKVLPNCGFVLSYNSTPTSKTTLPRALEKLANLAGVHRIKIHALRHSHASLLISMGENPLLIKERLGHEKIQTTLGTYGHLYPNTNIEIAKKLTGVLSYQSASQSIANYTSNQHTAMYHKEI encoded by the coding sequence ATGGCAAAAGATCCAATTAAAAAAGCAGAAAACGGCACTTATTATTTTCGAGCCAACCTCGGATATCATCCTGTAACCGGAAAACAGATTCAAAAATACCGCAGCGGATTCTCAACAAAAAAAGAAGCCCGTGCCGAGTATTCCAAATTGATTCTTGCATCAACGGAAGAATTAGCTGATAAGAAGGAAGACATTACCTTCAAAAAGTTTATTGAAGAAATCTATCTTCCGTGGTACAAAACTCAGGTGAAAGAAAGTACCTACAAGAATCGTTACTCGACCATTCAAAAACACTTTGCCTATTTCTACAAGAAGAAAGTGTCCGAAATAGAAGCGATAAATGTACAGACCTGGCAGCTCAAGTTGGCAAAACAATTCAGTCCAAACTATGTACGCATTGTTCAGGGAATGTTATGTTTAGCTTTTGACCGGGCGATTATCCTCGGACTTGCAAAGAAGAATCCTGCCCGCATGATCGGCAATATCAAATCTAAAAAAGTAAAGATCGACTTCTGGACTTTGGAGGAGTTTCAGAAGGTAATATCCCTGCTGTACAAAGGTGACTACTACGAGCACTATCTCTTCATCTCGTTCTGGCTTTTATTTATGACTGGAATGCGTATTGGAGAGGCTGCCGCCTTACAGTGGGATGATATTGATTTTGAAACAGGTATGCTGATTATTAGTAAAACACTGTACTATAAAACAATGAATGACTACAAATTCGTTGAACCTAAGACGCAGGCAAGCAACCGTACCATTTATATTGATGCTGATACCATCAAGGAATTACAAGAATGGAAGGCGGTCCAGGCAAAGGTTTTACCAAATTGTGGATTCGTACTGAGTTATAACAGTACACCCACCAGCAAAACAACGCTTCCAAGAGCATTAGAGAAATTGGCAAATTTAGCTGGTGTCCACAGAATCAAAATTCATGCCCTGAGACATTCGCATGCTTCCCTGCTTATCAGCATGGGCGAAAATCCACTGCTGATTAAAGAGCGTCTTGGACATGAAAAAATACAGACGACACTAGGAACTTATGGTCATCTGTATCCAAACACCAATATTGAGATTGCAAAGAAGCTGACCGGGGTTCTCAGCTACCAGTCAGCTTCTCAAAGTATTGCTAATTATACCAGTAATCAGCATACTGCAATGTATCACAAAGAAATATAA
- the guaA gene encoding glutamine-hydrolyzing GMP synthase, with the protein MKNETVIVLDFGGQYNQLIARRVRECNVYCEIYSYKKNLEEIKAMNPKGIILTGGPNSAYEADSPTYDKELFELGIPVLGICYGSQLMMHLLGGTVEKAPVREYGKIEVTVDTTSQLFTDISEKTICWMSHNDYISKAAPEFDIIAHTADCPVAAVQNVEKKLYATQFHPEVLHTQEGKKMLSNFVYNVCGCSGDWKMDSFVENSIKAIREKVGDGKVLCALSGGVDSSVAAVMLSKAVGSQLTCVFVDHGLLRKNEGDEVEAIFGPEGNYELNFIRVNAQERFYAKLKGVEDPEAKRKIIGEEFIRVFEEEAKKIGAVDFLVQGTIYPDIVESGLGGESAVIKSHHNVGGLPDYVDFKEIIEPLRDLFKDEVRKAGLELGIPEYLVFRQPFPGPGLGVRIIGEVNAEKVKIVQDADAIYREELEKAGVAKDIGQYFAALTNMRSVGCMGDERTYDYAVALRAVTTVDFMTAESAEIPWEVLGKVMNRIVNEVDHVNRVLYDITSKPPGTIEFE; encoded by the coding sequence GTGAAGAACGAAACGGTCATCGTCCTTGACTTTGGGGGACAATACAATCAATTAATTGCAAGACGTGTCAGAGAATGTAATGTATATTGCGAAATATATTCTTACAAGAAAAATCTGGAAGAAATTAAAGCGATGAATCCAAAAGGAATCATTTTGACAGGCGGACCTAACAGTGCGTATGAGGCAGATTCACCGACATACGACAAAGAATTGTTCGAGCTTGGAATACCGGTGCTTGGAATCTGTTACGGTTCCCAGCTGATGATGCACCTATTGGGTGGAACAGTAGAGAAGGCTCCGGTTCGCGAGTATGGAAAGATTGAAGTGACAGTGGATACAACATCCCAATTGTTTACAGATATTTCCGAGAAGACAATCTGTTGGATGAGCCATAACGACTATATTTCAAAAGCAGCACCGGAATTTGATATCATTGCGCACACGGCAGACTGTCCGGTGGCAGCAGTACAGAACGTAGAGAAAAAATTATATGCAACACAATTCCATCCGGAAGTACTTCACACACAGGAAGGAAAGAAGATGCTTTCTAACTTCGTATATAATGTATGTGGCTGCTCAGGTGACTGGAAGATGGATTCTTTCGTGGAAAACTCAATCAAAGCAATCCGCGAGAAAGTAGGAGACGGAAAAGTGCTCTGCGCACTGTCTGGTGGTGTGGATTCCTCTGTGGCAGCAGTTATGCTTTCAAAGGCAGTCGGCTCACAGCTTACCTGTGTGTTCGTAGATCACGGACTTCTCCGCAAAAACGAAGGAGATGAAGTAGAGGCGATTTTCGGACCGGAAGGAAACTACGAGTTGAACTTTATCCGCGTCAATGCACAGGAGCGTTTTTATGCAAAATTAAAAGGCGTGGAAGATCCGGAAGCAAAACGTAAAATCATCGGAGAAGAGTTCATTCGTGTATTTGAAGAAGAGGCGAAAAAAATCGGAGCAGTAGATTTCCTTGTACAGGGAACGATTTATCCGGATATCGTAGAGAGCGGACTTGGCGGTGAATCAGCAGTCATCAAATCTCACCACAACGTAGGTGGACTTCCTGACTACGTAGATTTCAAAGAGATCATCGAACCACTTCGCGATCTCTTCAAAGACGAAGTGCGTAAAGCCGGATTGGAACTTGGAATTCCGGAATACCTTGTATTCAGACAACCATTCCCAGGACCGGGACTCGGTGTTCGTATCATTGGAGAAGTCAATGCGGAGAAAGTGAAGATCGTACAAGATGCAGATGCAATCTACCGTGAGGAGCTGGAAAAAGCAGGCGTGGCAAAAGATATCGGACAATACTTTGCAGCGTTGACAAACATGCGCTCTGTAGGCTGCATGGGTGATGAGAGAACATACGATTACGCAGTTGCGCTTAGAGCGGTTACAACGGTGGACTTTATGACAGCGGAATCTGCAGAGATTCCTTGGGAAGTGCTTGGAAAAGTTATGAACCGAATTGTGAATGAAGTGGATCATGTGAATCGAGTACTGTATGATATTACAAGCAAACCACCAGGAACGATAGAGTTTGAATAG